A genome region from Arthrobacter sp. V1I9 includes the following:
- a CDS encoding FAD-dependent oxidoreductase, with protein MNSARADVVVIGAGQAGLSAAYHLQRRGLDFTVLDAEEGPGGAWRHRWKSLRMATVNGISDLPGIAQPAVDPREPSSEFLTRYFRTYEEELGLSVQRPVKVASVSREDTDPAGRLLVSTSVGDWSAAAVINATGTWTRPFWPIYPGQSTFRGRQLHVADYVSAAEFAGKHVIVVGGGISAVGLLDEISRVTSTSWFTRREPVWRDADFDARAGHDAVAMVEERVRQGLPPQSVVSVTGLIWTPALRAAAARGALNRQPMFTAIEPDGVRLADGRLLGADVILWATGFRAELEHLAPLHLRGPGGGIAMEGTQVAAEPRVHLVGYGPSSSTIGANRAGRAAVAAILKLPGIRPTARTVNWG; from the coding sequence GTGAATTCTGCCCGCGCCGACGTAGTGGTCATTGGCGCGGGCCAGGCCGGTCTTTCCGCCGCCTATCACCTTCAGCGCCGGGGGCTGGACTTCACCGTGCTCGACGCCGAGGAAGGTCCAGGCGGTGCATGGCGGCACCGGTGGAAGAGTCTCCGGATGGCAACCGTCAACGGCATCAGCGACCTCCCGGGCATCGCCCAGCCCGCCGTAGACCCCAGGGAACCGAGCTCGGAGTTCCTGACGCGCTATTTCCGTACGTATGAGGAGGAACTGGGCCTGTCCGTCCAGCGTCCCGTCAAAGTAGCGTCGGTCAGCCGCGAAGACACGGACCCTGCCGGCAGGCTGCTGGTCAGCACCTCCGTGGGTGACTGGAGCGCAGCGGCGGTAATCAATGCCACCGGCACCTGGACCCGGCCGTTCTGGCCCATCTATCCCGGGCAGTCGACGTTCCGGGGCCGCCAGCTCCATGTGGCCGACTACGTTTCTGCCGCGGAGTTCGCGGGAAAGCATGTCATCGTGGTTGGCGGCGGAATCTCCGCCGTCGGGCTCCTGGACGAAATTTCGCGGGTCACCTCCACCAGCTGGTTCACCCGGCGGGAGCCGGTGTGGCGGGATGCCGACTTTGACGCCAGGGCCGGCCACGACGCCGTGGCCATGGTGGAGGAGCGGGTGCGCCAGGGCCTGCCTCCGCAAAGCGTGGTGTCCGTGACCGGGCTCATCTGGACACCTGCCCTCCGTGCTGCGGCAGCACGCGGTGCCCTCAACCGGCAGCCCATGTTCACGGCGATTGAGCCCGACGGCGTCCGGCTGGCTGACGGGCGCCTCCTGGGAGCAGACGTCATCCTGTGGGCCACCGGCTTCCGGGCGGAACTCGAGCACCTCGCGCCGCTGCACCTTCGGGGACCGGGAGGAGGGATCGCGATGGAGGGAACCCAGGTGGCAGCCGAGCCGCGGGTCCATCTGGTGGGCTATGGACCGTCGTCGTCAACCATCGGCGCCAACCGGGCAGGCCGCGCCGCAGTAGCGGCGATTCTGAAGCTGCCGGGGATCAGGCCCACCGCGAGGACGGTAAATTGGGGCTGA
- a CDS encoding class I SAM-dependent methyltransferase: MAPQTLEDVLAGLRRRPDVEAPNLQAWDATDRLLLDSAAAHVSAGSRLTVIGDRYGALTLGSLAVLNPGTVRVHQDLITGEQALRLNAAEAFGSRAESGLPFVQLPLGLELLEDAGTVLLQLPKTLAELDEIAAAVARYASPDVVLLAGGRVKHMSLGMNAVLERHFKSVTPQLARQKSRVIVATGPQGSGAPEPFPVVEHLAEIDLDVAAHGAVFAGSRLDIGTRFLLTFLPAMRPVQHAIDLGCGTGILAAMYARQYPGSTVTATDQSAAAVASARATAQANGLSEQISTLQDDAMGTLPDGTADLILLNPPFHVGAGVHAGAGLKLIEAAGRVLAPGGDLWTVYNRHLAYLPALERHVGPTVVKGQNPKFIVTLSTRRGPR, encoded by the coding sequence GTGGCACCACAGACTCTCGAGGACGTTCTTGCGGGACTTCGGCGGCGGCCGGACGTGGAAGCACCCAACCTGCAGGCCTGGGATGCCACCGACCGCCTGCTGCTTGATTCCGCGGCCGCCCACGTGTCTGCCGGAAGCAGACTGACGGTCATCGGTGACCGCTACGGCGCGCTGACCCTGGGTTCCCTTGCAGTCCTCAACCCCGGTACCGTGCGCGTGCACCAGGACCTCATCACGGGCGAGCAGGCGCTCCGCCTCAATGCCGCGGAGGCATTCGGAAGCAGAGCCGAAAGTGGCCTGCCATTTGTCCAGCTTCCCCTCGGACTCGAACTCCTGGAGGATGCGGGGACGGTACTGCTGCAGCTGCCCAAGACCTTGGCCGAGCTCGACGAGATTGCGGCGGCAGTGGCCCGGTACGCCTCCCCGGACGTGGTGCTCCTGGCCGGCGGCCGGGTCAAGCACATGTCCCTCGGCATGAACGCGGTTCTGGAGCGCCACTTCAAATCCGTCACGCCGCAGCTCGCCCGCCAGAAGTCACGGGTGATCGTGGCCACCGGCCCACAGGGGAGCGGCGCCCCGGAACCATTTCCCGTCGTTGAGCACCTGGCCGAAATCGATCTGGACGTCGCAGCCCATGGTGCCGTCTTTGCCGGATCCAGGCTGGACATCGGCACCCGGTTCCTGCTGACATTCCTGCCGGCCATGCGGCCCGTGCAGCACGCCATCGACCTGGGCTGCGGCACCGGAATCCTTGCAGCTATGTATGCGCGGCAGTATCCAGGCTCAACAGTGACCGCCACGGACCAGTCAGCCGCCGCCGTGGCATCCGCCCGCGCAACTGCACAAGCGAACGGCCTGTCTGAGCAGATCAGCACTCTCCAGGACGACGCCATGGGCACCCTGCCGGACGGGACCGCAGACCTGATCCTCCTTAATCCGCCCTTCCACGTGGGCGCCGGCGTCCATGCGGGAGCAGGCCTGAAGCTGATAGAAGCGGCCGGGCGGGTCCTGGCGCCCGGCGGCGACCTATGGACCGTCTACAACCGCCACCTTGCCTATCTGCCGGCGCTTGAGCGGCACGTCGGCCCCACCGTTGTGAAAGGCCAGAACCCCAAATTCATTGTGACCCTCAGCACCCGCCGCGGCCCGCGGTGA
- a CDS encoding ROK family transcriptional regulator, whose translation MGDFNLTVILDAIRRTAGGLSRVELAQIVGLSPQTISNISRRLLDQNLIVEAGKEGSGPGKPRTILRLNPGGMFAVGVHLDPAVTTFVVLDLVGAVVQHSRIKTPGGNDPAAVIATIAAEIAQLVADSGVDTDRIAGLGVAAPGPIDVDNGTVVDPPLLPGWDRVELRNALSEATGYSVLMDKDVTSAAVAETWAGGPSGAGSFIFMYMGTGIGCGIVLNDEVVRGTSGNAGEIGHIVVDPDGPPCDCGLRGCVKSSCIPQVLVAEAEAAGILDGSRSGNSGAEIQQSFSALCDLADEGNEQALAIIDKSALLVARAASVVTNTLDVERVVFGGPFWSRLAERYLEKIPALLDANSDTRLIHRIEVVGTGVGEDVGAIGAASLVLEHTLAPRAQRLLLES comes from the coding sequence ATGGGGGACTTCAACCTCACGGTGATCCTCGACGCCATCCGCAGGACGGCCGGCGGGCTCAGCAGGGTGGAGCTCGCCCAGATAGTCGGTCTTTCGCCGCAGACCATCTCCAACATCTCCCGCCGCCTCCTGGACCAGAACCTCATTGTCGAGGCAGGCAAGGAGGGCAGTGGCCCCGGTAAACCTCGCACCATTCTCCGCCTCAACCCCGGTGGCATGTTCGCCGTCGGCGTCCACCTCGATCCCGCGGTGACCACCTTCGTGGTCCTGGATCTGGTGGGCGCGGTGGTACAGCACTCGCGGATCAAGACGCCCGGCGGAAATGATCCCGCCGCCGTCATTGCCACTATCGCGGCCGAGATCGCCCAGCTCGTGGCCGATTCCGGGGTGGACACGGACAGGATCGCAGGCCTTGGCGTGGCGGCTCCCGGCCCCATCGACGTGGACAACGGCACCGTGGTTGACCCGCCGCTCCTTCCGGGCTGGGACAGGGTGGAACTGCGCAACGCGCTCTCAGAAGCCACCGGCTACTCGGTCCTGATGGACAAGGACGTCACCAGCGCCGCGGTGGCGGAAACCTGGGCCGGCGGCCCCAGCGGAGCCGGCAGCTTCATCTTTATGTACATGGGCACCGGCATCGGGTGCGGAATCGTGCTGAACGACGAGGTGGTCCGGGGCACTTCGGGCAACGCCGGCGAAATCGGGCATATCGTGGTGGATCCGGACGGGCCGCCCTGCGACTGCGGCCTCCGCGGCTGCGTGAAGTCTTCCTGCATCCCGCAGGTGCTCGTGGCCGAGGCCGAGGCCGCCGGGATCCTGGACGGCTCCCGGTCCGGCAACAGCGGGGCTGAAATCCAGCAGAGTTTCTCCGCGCTGTGCGACCTCGCCGACGAGGGGAATGAACAGGCGCTGGCCATCATCGACAAGTCTGCGCTGCTGGTGGCGCGGGCAGCGTCCGTGGTGACCAACACGCTGGACGTTGAGCGGGTGGTGTTCGGCGGACCGTTCTGGAGCCGCCTTGCCGAACGCTACCTCGAGAAGATCCCGGCGCTGCTCGACGCCAACAGCGACACCCGGCTGATCCACCGCATCGAGGTGGTGGGGACCGGCGTGGGCGAGGATGTGGGGGCTATCGGCGCAGCCTCCCTGGTTCTGGAACACACTCTCGCGCCCCGCGCCCAAAGGCTCCTGCTGGAGAGCTGA
- a CDS encoding extracellular solute-binding protein, with protein sequence MRRPALKTMSLIASALIVLTACTPAAPEDGSKTLKVVYQKTDSFTALETMFQAAKQEFEAANPGVAVELQPIQGNDDDYGTKLALALRSPSTAPDVFYEDTFKVRSDVDAGYLLKLDSHLEGWEDWSKFDDGAKAAGRADDGGTYAVPLGTDTRAIWYNRKVLEAAGISVPWQPRSWQDILDTARKIKANDPSVVPFNMYAGKGTGEGTVMQGFYELLYGTGSTLYDEETKKWVVGSAGFKDSLAFLKTLYDEGLAVTPAQALDANVWKKVFGEWFPKGKLGATVEGSYAPSFWQDGGSYEWPGYEQEMGVAPFPTQDGRAPGAVSMSGGWTLAIGAGTKEPDLAFSFLSTAMNRENSLAFTLDSSQIAVRSDVADDSGYQAGNPFVKDVSELVSVTRYRPATSDYPRISAAVQEATEAVITGAREPEQAAADYDAAVTDIVGGDNTVRK encoded by the coding sequence ATGCGTCGGCCGGCCCTGAAGACCATGTCCCTGATCGCTTCCGCACTGATCGTCCTGACGGCCTGCACGCCGGCTGCTCCGGAGGACGGATCGAAGACGTTGAAGGTGGTCTATCAGAAGACCGATTCCTTCACCGCCCTTGAGACGATGTTCCAGGCGGCCAAACAGGAGTTCGAGGCCGCAAACCCGGGGGTCGCGGTGGAGCTGCAGCCCATCCAGGGCAACGACGACGACTACGGCACCAAGCTGGCCCTCGCGCTGAGATCGCCCTCCACCGCGCCGGACGTCTTCTACGAGGACACCTTCAAGGTCCGCTCCGACGTCGACGCCGGCTACCTCCTCAAGCTGGACAGCCACCTCGAGGGCTGGGAGGACTGGTCCAAATTCGACGACGGCGCCAAGGCGGCAGGGCGGGCGGATGACGGCGGGACCTACGCGGTGCCGCTGGGCACCGACACCCGGGCCATCTGGTACAACCGGAAGGTCCTCGAAGCCGCCGGGATCAGCGTCCCCTGGCAGCCGCGCAGCTGGCAGGACATCCTGGACACCGCACGCAAGATCAAGGCGAACGATCCCTCGGTGGTCCCGTTCAACATGTACGCGGGCAAGGGAACCGGTGAAGGAACCGTCATGCAGGGCTTCTACGAACTGCTGTACGGAACCGGGTCCACGCTGTACGACGAGGAAACCAAAAAGTGGGTGGTGGGATCCGCCGGCTTCAAGGACTCCCTGGCCTTCCTCAAGACGCTCTACGACGAGGGGCTCGCCGTGACGCCGGCCCAGGCACTGGATGCGAACGTTTGGAAGAAGGTGTTCGGCGAATGGTTCCCGAAGGGAAAGCTGGGCGCCACCGTGGAAGGCTCCTACGCGCCGTCGTTCTGGCAGGACGGCGGCAGCTATGAATGGCCCGGCTATGAGCAGGAGATGGGTGTTGCCCCGTTCCCGACGCAGGACGGCCGCGCCCCGGGAGCCGTGAGCATGTCCGGCGGCTGGACGCTGGCCATCGGTGCCGGAACAAAGGAGCCCGACCTCGCGTTCAGCTTCCTCAGCACGGCGATGAACCGGGAAAATTCCCTTGCCTTCACGCTCGACAGCTCGCAGATCGCCGTCCGCAGCGATGTCGCCGACGATTCCGGCTACCAGGCTGGAAACCCGTTCGTGAAGGACGTCTCCGAACTCGTATCCGTTACCCGCTACCGCCCGGCAACGTCCGATTATCCTCGAATTTCGGCCGCGGTTCAGGAGGCAACGGAGGCCGTGATCACCGGCGCCCGGGAGCCCGAACAGGCAGCAGCGGACTACGACGCAGCGGTGACGGATATCGTAGGTGGCGACAACACCGTCCGGAAGTAA
- a CDS encoding carbohydrate ABC transporter permease — MPAQTGGRGLLRYLPVLPSVLLLVVFLAGPVLWAFHASFTNAGLTGRNARSPQWIGLENYQRLLVDQVFPLSLGLTVLFVLGSAVVGQNLLGLALAVLMRRARRTVSAVVGTAVVAAWVLPEIVAAFAAYAYFSRDGTLNQLLGGLGLDQPDWLYSWPMAAVVLANIWRGTAFSMLVYRAALNDVPTEVSEAAQMDGAGGWQRLAFITLPMIRGSIATNLMLITLQTLAVFTLIWVMTAGGPANASTTLPILAYQEAFKFGDIGYGTAVATVLILIGGVFGAVYIRLLREAKP, encoded by the coding sequence GTGCCGGCCCAAACCGGGGGACGCGGGCTGCTGCGCTACCTGCCCGTCCTGCCTTCCGTCCTGCTCCTGGTGGTTTTCCTCGCGGGTCCTGTGTTGTGGGCTTTCCACGCGTCCTTCACCAACGCCGGCCTGACAGGCCGCAACGCGCGCAGCCCGCAATGGATCGGGTTGGAGAACTACCAGCGGCTGCTGGTGGATCAGGTGTTCCCCCTGTCGCTGGGGCTGACAGTGCTGTTTGTTTTGGGTTCTGCTGTCGTGGGGCAGAACCTCCTGGGGCTGGCGCTTGCCGTCCTCATGCGCCGTGCGCGCCGGACGGTGTCTGCCGTGGTTGGCACAGCGGTGGTCGCAGCCTGGGTGCTTCCCGAGATCGTTGCTGCCTTTGCCGCCTATGCCTACTTCAGCCGCGACGGGACGCTTAACCAACTGCTGGGCGGCCTGGGGCTGGACCAGCCGGACTGGCTCTATTCCTGGCCCATGGCAGCGGTGGTGCTGGCCAACATCTGGCGCGGCACTGCCTTCTCCATGCTGGTATACCGTGCGGCGCTGAACGATGTTCCCACGGAAGTGTCCGAAGCCGCCCAGATGGACGGTGCCGGGGGCTGGCAGCGGCTTGCCTTCATTACGCTGCCCATGATCCGGGGGAGCATCGCCACCAACCTGATGCTGATTACGCTGCAGACCCTCGCTGTCTTCACCCTGATCTGGGTGATGACCGCCGGCGGCCCGGCCAACGCCAGCACCACGCTGCCCATCCTGGCTTACCAGGAGGCGTTCAAGTTTGGCGACATCGGCTACGGGACTGCCGTTGCTACCGTGCTGATCCTCATTGGAGGCGTCTTTGGTGCTGTCTACATCCGGCTGCTGCGGGAGGCGAAGCCATGA
- a CDS encoding carbohydrate ABC transporter permease, which translates to MTAPVKASRAVPSVETRGRSRGRSRSSTPADVSLLLLGACFVLPLFWLVLASLDAEASHETRVPAQASLENFAAIMSPGLLFQPLWNSLVLSAGTATVTLAAAVLAAYPLSRYRSRFNSPFMYAVLFGTCLPVTAIMVPVYGLFVQLNLLDSMPATIFFMATTTLPMAIWMTKSFMDGVPLSLEEAAWVDGASRMTALRTIVLPLMRQGLGVVFIFVFIQAWGNFFVPFVLLLSEANQPAAVSIFSFFGQHGAVAYGQLAAFSILYSLPVLALYVIVARGAGSSFALSGAVRG; encoded by the coding sequence ATGACCGCGCCCGTAAAGGCGTCCAGGGCTGTGCCTTCCGTCGAAACCCGCGGCCGGAGCCGCGGGCGGTCCCGCAGCAGCACTCCCGCAGATGTGTCCCTGCTGCTGCTCGGCGCCTGCTTCGTGCTGCCGCTGTTCTGGCTGGTCCTGGCCTCCTTGGACGCCGAGGCAAGCCACGAAACGAGGGTTCCGGCACAGGCCAGCCTGGAAAACTTTGCCGCCATCATGTCGCCCGGGCTGCTGTTCCAGCCACTGTGGAACAGCCTGGTGCTCTCCGCCGGCACGGCCACGGTCACCCTCGCTGCAGCAGTGCTGGCGGCCTACCCGCTGTCCCGCTACCGGTCCCGGTTCAACAGCCCGTTTATGTACGCCGTCCTCTTCGGCACCTGCCTACCCGTGACGGCCATCATGGTGCCGGTGTACGGATTGTTCGTCCAGCTCAACCTGCTGGACTCGATGCCGGCCACCATCTTCTTTATGGCCACCACCACCCTGCCCATGGCCATCTGGATGACCAAGAGCTTCATGGACGGCGTGCCGCTGTCCCTCGAGGAGGCTGCCTGGGTGGACGGGGCGTCAAGGATGACCGCGCTGCGCACCATCGTCCTGCCGCTCATGCGCCAGGGCCTGGGCGTGGTGTTCATCTTTGTGTTCATCCAGGCCTGGGGCAACTTCTTTGTCCCGTTCGTGCTGCTCCTGTCCGAGGCCAACCAGCCCGCTGCCGTGTCCATCTTCAGCTTCTTCGGACAGCACGGGGCAGTTGCCTACGGCCAGCTGGCCGCATTCTCCATCCTGTACTCACTGCCGGTCCTGGCCCTGTACGTCATCGTGGCCAGGGGTGCCGGAAGCTCATTCGCCCTCTCGGGCGCGGTGAGGGGCTGA
- a CDS encoding methylenetetrahydrofolate reductase, producing the protein MSPPSLIDTHPNLSDAAPVALSYELFPPRSPKAAETLWTTIRELESTEPDYVSVTYGASGSNRDTAVELINRLLLETTLRPLAHLTCVGNTPQELAGIIGELLDTGVRGILALRGDLPQDGGEPAAGSLRYAQDLIELIRRVEQRRSALLCAGKIAVGVAAYPTRHPESPSEEHDVEVLLAKQRSGADFAITQVFFHTDQYADLLTRARRAGVTIPIIPGVMPFTSLRRLNRLGQLAGVEPAPELMARLAAADTDLERLHIGVSATVDLARAALDAGAPGIHIYTFNEHQSALEVLDKLALPRRSRSGIRQATAASRQLAS; encoded by the coding sequence ATGTCGCCACCCAGCCTTATTGACACACATCCGAACCTCTCCGACGCCGCCCCGGTGGCGCTCTCCTACGAGCTGTTCCCGCCACGGTCGCCGAAAGCCGCGGAAACGCTGTGGACTACCATCCGCGAACTGGAAAGCACCGAGCCGGACTACGTCTCGGTCACCTATGGTGCCAGCGGCTCCAACCGGGACACCGCCGTCGAACTCATCAACCGGCTCCTGCTGGAGACCACCCTCCGGCCGTTGGCCCACCTGACCTGCGTGGGCAACACCCCGCAGGAACTGGCAGGGATCATCGGCGAGCTGCTGGATACCGGCGTGCGGGGCATCCTCGCTCTGCGCGGTGACCTTCCCCAGGACGGCGGTGAACCTGCTGCAGGCTCGCTGCGCTACGCCCAGGACCTGATCGAACTCATCCGCCGCGTGGAGCAGCGCCGGTCGGCACTGCTGTGCGCCGGAAAGATCGCGGTGGGCGTTGCGGCGTATCCCACCCGGCATCCGGAATCACCCAGCGAGGAGCACGACGTCGAGGTGCTGCTGGCCAAGCAGCGTTCCGGCGCCGATTTCGCCATCACCCAGGTCTTCTTCCACACCGACCAGTACGCGGACCTGCTCACCAGGGCCCGCCGTGCAGGGGTCACCATCCCCATCATCCCCGGCGTTATGCCGTTCACCAGCCTCCGCCGCCTGAACCGGCTGGGCCAACTCGCAGGCGTGGAACCGGCTCCGGAACTGATGGCGCGCCTCGCCGCGGCAGACACCGACCTCGAACGCCTCCACATCGGCGTCAGCGCCACCGTTGACCTGGCCAGGGCAGCACTGGACGCCGGCGCCCCCGGCATCCACATCTACACCTTCAACGAGCACCAAAGCGCGCTGGAGGTGCTGGACAAGCTGGCCCTTCCGCGGCGCAGCCGTTCCGGCATCCGCCAGGCAACGGCCGCCAGCCGCCAGCTCGCCAGCTGA